The following coding sequences are from one Deltaproteobacteria bacterium window:
- a CDS encoding acyltransferase, with product MSQTRIQKVKCGLIQLSNPINDESRPVAEIQKAMFDKHIPWIEKAGEQGVQILCLQEIFNGPYFCPSQDSRWYEAAEPVPGPTTEALAAYAKKYEMVIVVPVYEKAMRGLYYNTAAVLDADGTYLGKYRKQHIPQVAGFWEKFFFTPGDGGYPVFKTRYATIGVYICYDRHFPEGARALGLNGAEIIFNPSATVAGLSQYLWKIEQVAHAVANGYYVGAINRVGTEAPWNIGKFYGTSYFVNPRGQFLAEGSEDEDELVVAELDLGLIDEVRNTWQFYRDRRPDAYDDLVD from the coding sequence GCCGAGATCCAGAAGGCGATGTTCGACAAGCACATCCCCTGGATCGAGAAGGCGGGCGAGCAAGGCGTCCAGATCCTCTGCCTGCAGGAGATCTTCAACGGCCCCTACTTCTGCCCCTCGCAGGACAGCCGCTGGTACGAGGCCGCCGAGCCCGTGCCCGGCCCGACCACCGAGGCGCTGGCCGCCTACGCCAAGAAGTACGAGATGGTCATCGTGGTGCCCGTCTACGAGAAGGCGATGCGGGGCCTCTACTACAACACCGCGGCGGTCCTCGACGCGGACGGCACCTACCTCGGGAAGTACCGCAAGCAGCACATCCCCCAGGTGGCCGGCTTCTGGGAGAAGTTCTTCTTCACCCCCGGCGACGGCGGCTACCCGGTCTTCAAGACCCGCTACGCCACCATCGGCGTCTACATCTGCTACGACCGCCACTTCCCCGAGGGCGCGCGGGCGCTCGGCCTCAACGGCGCCGAGATCATCTTCAACCCCTCGGCCACGGTCGCCGGCCTCTCCCAGTACCTCTGGAAGATCGAGCAGGTCGCCCACGCGGTCGCCAACGGCTACTACGTCGGCGCCATCAACCGGGTGGGCACGGAGGCCCCCTGGAACATCGGCAAGTTCTACGGCACCAGCTACTTCGTGAACCCGCGGGGCCAGTTCCTCGCCGAGGGCTCCGAGGACGAGGACGAGCTGGTCGTCGCCGAGCTGGACCTCGGGCTGATCGACGAGGTCCGCAACACCTGGCAGTTCTACCGGGACCGCCGTCCGGACGCCTACGACGACCTCGTCGACTGA